One window of Akkermansia biwaensis genomic DNA carries:
- a CDS encoding NAD(P)/FAD-dependent oxidoreductase codes for MSGEDGVMVDVILPMEKAGDEKARRAAVAARLGISLSRIRELRLVKESIDSRQKKILFQLRLLAGVDGPLPPEHVPSRDYPPVRSGAPAALIVGFGPAGMFAALRCLELGVKPVVLERGKDVSSRRFDLAPIMRQGRVIEDSNYCFGEGGAGTFSDGKLFTRATKRGPVRDVYETFVAHGAPREILTDAHPHIGSNLLPNVVKAIRESILKAGGEIHFNARVEHLLRSADGRRVRGVACADGREFEANAVLLATGHSARDVYRMLLADGLVLEQKPFAVGVRIEHPQAFVDARQYHLNPGQKRPDQLPAARYSVTATIRDRGVHSFCMCPGGFIVPAATENDEVVVNGMSLARRDSPFANSGFVVSVHPEDTESFRRKHGVLAGVAYQKALETAACRAGGGMQKAPAQKVPDFLKGRVSSSLLPTSYHPGIVPHPLHELLPAEIVWRMREGMRMFDHKWRGFAGESAQLIGCETRTSSPVRIPRDERTLEHPGLEGLYPCGEGAGYAGGIVSAALDGRRCAEALAEQMQA; via the coding sequence ATGAGCGGGGAAGACGGTGTCATGGTGGATGTGATCCTGCCGATGGAAAAGGCGGGGGATGAAAAAGCGCGCCGCGCTGCCGTGGCTGCCAGGCTCGGCATTTCTCTTTCGCGCATCAGGGAACTCCGCTTGGTTAAGGAATCCATTGACTCCCGGCAGAAGAAAATTCTGTTCCAGCTCCGGCTACTGGCAGGCGTGGATGGGCCGCTGCCGCCGGAACATGTGCCTTCTCGGGATTATCCTCCCGTCAGGTCCGGCGCTCCGGCAGCTCTGATCGTGGGATTTGGGCCCGCCGGAATGTTTGCCGCCCTGCGCTGTCTGGAACTGGGCGTCAAACCCGTGGTGCTGGAGCGGGGGAAGGATGTCTCCTCCCGCCGGTTTGACCTGGCGCCCATCATGAGGCAGGGCCGGGTGATTGAGGATTCCAACTACTGCTTCGGAGAAGGGGGCGCGGGCACGTTCTCCGACGGCAAGCTGTTTACCCGTGCCACCAAGCGCGGTCCCGTGCGGGATGTTTATGAGACATTTGTAGCTCATGGCGCTCCGCGGGAAATCCTGACGGACGCCCATCCCCACATAGGCTCCAACCTGCTGCCCAATGTCGTCAAGGCCATCCGGGAATCCATTCTCAAGGCGGGCGGGGAAATCCACTTCAACGCCAGGGTGGAGCATTTGCTCCGTTCCGCGGACGGCCGCCGCGTGCGCGGAGTCGCTTGTGCGGACGGCCGGGAATTTGAAGCAAACGCCGTTCTGCTGGCTACCGGGCACAGTGCCCGCGACGTGTACCGCATGCTTCTGGCGGACGGGCTTGTCCTGGAGCAGAAACCCTTTGCCGTGGGCGTACGCATTGAGCATCCGCAGGCATTTGTGGATGCCAGGCAGTACCATTTGAACCCGGGCCAAAAGCGGCCGGACCAGCTCCCGGCGGCGCGCTACTCCGTTACCGCCACCATTCGGGACCGGGGAGTCCACTCCTTTTGCATGTGCCCCGGAGGATTCATCGTTCCGGCTGCCACGGAAAATGATGAAGTGGTGGTCAACGGCATGTCCCTGGCCCGGCGGGACTCTCCCTTTGCCAACTCCGGATTTGTCGTGAGCGTGCATCCGGAAGATACGGAGTCCTTCCGCAGAAAGCACGGCGTGCTGGCGGGCGTGGCCTACCAGAAAGCCCTGGAGACGGCCGCCTGCCGCGCCGGAGGAGGCATGCAGAAGGCTCCCGCCCAGAAAGTGCCTGATTTTCTGAAAGGGCGCGTGTCCTCCTCCCTTCTTCCAACCAGCTACCACCCGGGCATTGTACCTCATCCCCTTCATGAACTGCTCCCGGCGGAAATCGTCTGGCGCATGAGGGAAGGGATGAGGATGTTTGATCATAAATGGCGCGGATTTGCCGGAGAATCGGCCCAGCTGATAGGCTGTGAAACACGTACCAGTTCTCCCGTGCGCATCCCCCGTGATGAACGTACGCTGGAACATCCCGGACTGGAAGGGCTGTATCCGTGCGGGGAAGGCGCCGGCTATGCCGGAGGCATCGTCTCCGCCGCTCTGGACGGCCGCCGTTGTGCGGAAGCCCTGGCAGAGCAGATGCAGGCCTGA
- a CDS encoding AIR carboxylase family protein: MKVIVIYGSPNDKPFMEPAREYFAQEGVPYEETVLSAHRDLPELIKFLGDLEASGEKAVILAVAGLSAALPGVVVMSCSLPVIGVPVPGGPLNGIDALLAIAQCPGGVPCTTVGLHKKTPVNAAMAAHRILKLAGL; this comes from the coding sequence ATGAAAGTAATCGTCATCTACGGCAGCCCGAATGATAAGCCCTTTATGGAACCCGCCCGCGAATATTTCGCACAGGAAGGGGTCCCTTATGAAGAAACGGTTTTGTCCGCCCACCGCGACCTTCCGGAACTCATCAAATTCCTGGGGGACCTGGAAGCCAGCGGGGAAAAGGCCGTTATCCTGGCTGTAGCCGGCCTTTCCGCCGCCCTTCCCGGAGTAGTGGTCATGAGCTGCTCCCTGCCGGTCATCGGCGTACCGGTTCCCGGAGGCCCTCTGAACGGTATTGACGCCCTGCTGGCCATCGCCCAGTGTCCGGGCGGAGTGCCCTGCACAACGGTAGGTCTGCACAAGAAAACCCCCGTGAACGCCGCCATGGCCGCCCACCGTATCCTGAAGCTGGCGGGCCTGTAA
- the pyrR gene encoding bifunctional pyr operon transcriptional regulator/uracil phosphoribosyltransferase PyrR — MTPPPSQEIVLDEQEISRALERMAHGIVARCAGEPLAIVGLLSQGDIIARRLVDKVKELGVDAQYGAIDISLYRDDIFKLEARPSLRSSNLPFSTDDMRVVLVDDVLYTGRTVRAALNALFDYGRPARIELACLIDRGGREVPIQPDYTGHVLDHAGAKVVVSMKEADGVDRVVISGK; from the coding sequence ATGACTCCTCCTCCGTCACAGGAAATCGTGTTGGACGAGCAGGAAATTTCCCGCGCGCTGGAGCGGATGGCCCACGGCATCGTGGCCCGCTGCGCCGGGGAACCGCTCGCCATTGTCGGCCTCCTCAGCCAGGGGGACATCATCGCCCGGCGGCTGGTGGACAAGGTCAAGGAACTGGGCGTGGACGCCCAGTACGGCGCCATTGACATCTCCCTGTACCGGGATGACATCTTCAAGCTGGAGGCCCGCCCCTCCCTCCGCTCCTCCAACCTGCCCTTTTCTACGGACGACATGAGGGTGGTGCTGGTGGACGACGTGCTGTACACGGGCCGCACCGTTCGGGCGGCCCTGAACGCCCTGTTCGACTACGGGCGTCCGGCACGCATTGAACTGGCCTGCCTGATTGACCGCGGCGGCCGGGAAGTCCCCATCCAGCCTGACTACACGGGCCATGTGCTGGACCACGCCGGAGCCAAGGTCGTCGTCAGCATGAAGGAGGCCGACGGTGTGGACCGGGTGGTCATCTCCGGCAAATAG
- a CDS encoding Minf_1886 family protein, which yields MTIPTFEEAVSRIVQKDPRFAERAYFFLKEALDFTMQRIEEQENGAQRHVSGQELLEGFRDYALSKFGPMASTVLKEWGIRNGGHVGEMVFLLIEEDVFSKQPEDSLDDFKGFMSFRRAFEEPYEFQEQSN from the coding sequence ATGACCATCCCCACCTTTGAAGAGGCCGTGAGCCGCATTGTGCAGAAAGATCCGCGTTTTGCGGAAAGGGCGTATTTCTTTCTGAAGGAAGCCTTGGACTTCACCATGCAGCGTATAGAAGAACAGGAAAACGGCGCGCAGCGCCACGTCAGCGGACAGGAACTGCTGGAGGGATTCCGGGACTACGCCCTGAGCAAGTTCGGCCCCATGGCCTCTACCGTGCTTAAGGAATGGGGAATACGGAACGGCGGCCATGTAGGGGAAATGGTCTTTTTATTGATTGAAGAGGATGTCTTTTCCAAACAGCCGGAAGATTCCCTGGACGACTTCAAGGGATTCATGAGTTTCCGCAGGGCGTTTGAAGAACCTTACGAATTTCAGGAACAGTCCAACTGA
- a CDS encoding agmatine deiminase family protein, with protein sequence MTNAVTKEPDVRWPAEWEPQEAVWLSWPHRRDLWQGGLDELQRIYGLVAASIAPHAQVRVNAAEALHPVIRQVLQEAGVEEEHFRLFNHPANDVWCRDHGPVFVQDVSDGSLMLADWQFNAWGGKFAPWDLDDGIPSLIGSSLGLPVRSSRMILEGGAIEGNGDGLLVTTEAVLLNPNRNPDWSRAEIEAELRRMLGVHTIFWLGSGIEGDDTDGHIDDMVRFVARDAAVSIVEPDSSSPHYRALAENNERLQDLRCLDGSRVEIVPLPMPDPLRMEDWRLEQLPASYANFLIVNDAVVVPVFNQPRNDDRALGILRECFSGKQVVGLDARKLVLEGGAIHCITQQQPKPRKEVP encoded by the coding sequence ATGACAAACGCCGTGACCAAGGAACCGGATGTACGCTGGCCCGCCGAATGGGAGCCGCAGGAGGCCGTCTGGCTGTCCTGGCCCCACCGCCGGGACCTCTGGCAGGGCGGGCTGGACGAATTGCAGCGGATATACGGACTTGTGGCCGCCTCCATTGCTCCGCACGCCCAGGTGCGCGTGAATGCGGCGGAGGCCCTGCATCCGGTCATCAGGCAGGTCTTGCAGGAGGCCGGAGTGGAAGAGGAACACTTCCGCCTCTTCAACCACCCTGCCAACGACGTCTGGTGCCGCGACCACGGTCCCGTCTTTGTGCAGGACGTGAGCGACGGTTCCCTGATGCTGGCCGACTGGCAGTTCAATGCGTGGGGCGGCAAATTCGCTCCCTGGGATCTGGACGATGGCATTCCCTCCCTGATCGGCTCTTCCCTGGGGCTGCCCGTGCGCAGTTCCCGGATGATTCTGGAAGGGGGAGCCATTGAAGGGAATGGAGACGGCCTGCTGGTCACCACGGAAGCCGTCCTGTTGAATCCCAACCGCAATCCGGACTGGAGCCGCGCGGAGATTGAGGCGGAACTGCGGCGCATGCTGGGTGTGCACACGATATTCTGGCTGGGCTCCGGCATTGAAGGGGACGATACGGACGGCCATATTGACGACATGGTGCGTTTCGTCGCACGGGATGCGGCGGTATCCATCGTGGAGCCGGACTCGTCCTCCCCCCATTACCGCGCTCTGGCAGAAAATAACGAACGTTTGCAGGACCTGAGATGCTTGGACGGCAGCCGGGTGGAAATCGTTCCCCTCCCCATGCCGGATCCGCTCAGGATGGAGGATTGGCGGCTGGAACAGCTGCCTGCCAGTTATGCCAATTTCCTCATCGTCAATGATGCCGTAGTGGTGCCCGTATTCAACCAGCCCCGGAATGACGACCGTGCGCTGGGCATCCTGAGGGAATGCTTCAGCGGAAAACAGGTGGTGGGCCTGGATGCCCGCAAGCTGGTTTTGGAAGGAGGTGCTATCCACTGCATCACCCAGCAGCAGCCCAAACCGCGGAAGGAGGTCCCATGA
- a CDS encoding AI-2E family transporter, producing MNKQHQNSTHLPPAGTIPSSFQKRICWYALTGVSFLVMLSIAAFVIFEVVNVLGFLEPVLLPILIAAVIAYLLEPIVSWLVRRRFSRPWAVITVMGAALAVVVGFGATILPPLIRQTDELIDNRMELWNKTSELIDSTIEIPFIARTIDSVYKTSLRELNTGNYAEAEEQELRNAQTAREKLGAYMTINSSFYQEKLMTWLTSGGRALYSSIGIMVSILITPIFAFYFLLEADKIKEKWPSILPLKASKFRKDVVDTMEEINGYLISFFRGQMLVSIIEGILIAICLKLVGLPYAVTIGAAVCVLGIIPYLGIISAFIPAVLLAWFTWGDFQHILIVSGIFLAVNQFDGWVIQPKIVGDSVELHPLTVMFSVLIWTLILGGLIGALLAVPLTAAIKVLYKRYIWQNSSMRPMTEPPPNSPPTEESPALSQ from the coding sequence ATGAACAAGCAACATCAGAATTCCACCCATCTCCCACCCGCCGGCACTATTCCTTCCTCCTTCCAGAAAAGGATTTGCTGGTATGCCCTGACGGGCGTCTCCTTTCTGGTGATGCTGAGCATCGCCGCCTTCGTCATTTTTGAGGTGGTGAACGTGCTGGGCTTTCTGGAGCCCGTTCTTCTTCCCATCCTGATCGCGGCCGTCATCGCCTATCTGCTGGAACCCATCGTCTCCTGGCTGGTACGCCGCAGGTTTTCCCGGCCCTGGGCCGTCATTACGGTCATGGGAGCGGCGCTTGCCGTCGTGGTGGGATTCGGGGCCACCATCCTGCCGCCGCTTATCCGGCAGACGGACGAATTGATCGACAACCGGATGGAACTCTGGAACAAAACTTCCGAACTGATTGATTCCACTATTGAAATACCCTTCATCGCCCGCACCATAGACAGTGTTTACAAAACCAGCCTCAGAGAGTTGAATACCGGCAATTACGCGGAAGCGGAAGAACAGGAGCTGAGGAACGCCCAGACGGCCCGCGAAAAACTGGGGGCCTACATGACCATCAATTCCTCCTTCTACCAGGAAAAACTGATGACCTGGCTCACGTCCGGCGGACGCGCTCTGTACAGTTCCATAGGAATCATGGTGAGTATTCTGATCACACCCATTTTTGCCTTTTATTTCCTTCTGGAAGCTGATAAAATTAAAGAAAAGTGGCCCAGCATCCTTCCCCTGAAAGCCTCCAAATTCCGGAAGGACGTGGTGGACACGATGGAGGAGATCAACGGCTACCTGATCTCCTTCTTCCGCGGTCAGATGCTTGTGAGCATCATTGAAGGCATCCTGATCGCCATCTGCCTGAAACTGGTCGGACTGCCGTATGCCGTCACCATCGGCGCGGCGGTCTGCGTGCTGGGCATCATCCCGTATCTGGGCATCATCAGCGCCTTTATTCCTGCGGTGCTGCTGGCCTGGTTCACGTGGGGGGATTTTCAGCATATCCTGATCGTTTCCGGCATTTTCCTGGCCGTCAACCAGTTTGACGGATGGGTTATCCAGCCGAAAATCGTGGGGGATTCCGTGGAACTTCATCCACTTACCGTCATGTTTTCCGTGCTGATCTGGACGCTTATTCTCGGCGGCCTGATCGGCGCCCTGCTGGCGGTACCCCTCACGGCAGCCATCAAGGTTCTCTACAAGCGGTA
- the tsaA gene encoding tRNA (N6-threonylcarbamoyladenosine(37)-N6)-methyltransferase TrmO, which produces MQPIARVSTCYPEKFGVPRQSGLVPGARARLVFEPQFRNPESVRGLDGFSHLWLLWIFSENLREGWSPTVRPPRLGGNVRMGVFATRAPYRPNPIGLSAVRLDRVEMHPRDGPVLHLSGVDLVDGTPILDIKPYVPQADCIPEASGGFTSSPFQRLKVEIPLELAASVPPEELAVLKDTLSLDPRPQYQDDPERVYGLSFSGWEVKFRVEGTRLHVLALS; this is translated from the coding sequence TTGCAGCCCATCGCCCGCGTCAGCACCTGTTATCCGGAAAAATTCGGCGTTCCGCGCCAGAGCGGACTGGTGCCCGGCGCCCGCGCACGGCTGGTGTTTGAGCCGCAGTTCCGGAACCCTGAATCCGTGCGGGGACTGGACGGTTTCTCCCATCTGTGGCTGCTCTGGATATTCAGTGAAAATCTGAGGGAAGGCTGGAGCCCGACGGTTCGGCCTCCCCGCCTGGGCGGCAATGTGCGCATGGGGGTCTTCGCCACGCGCGCCCCGTACCGCCCCAATCCCATAGGGCTGTCTGCCGTCAGGCTGGACAGGGTGGAAATGCACCCCCGGGATGGTCCCGTGCTGCACCTCTCCGGGGTGGACCTGGTAGATGGCACGCCCATTCTGGATATCAAGCCCTATGTGCCGCAGGCGGACTGCATCCCGGAGGCTTCCGGAGGATTCACGTCCTCACCCTTTCAGCGGCTGAAAGTGGAAATTCCGCTGGAGCTGGCCGCCTCCGTTCCTCCGGAGGAACTGGCGGTGCTGAAGGATACGCTCTCCCTTGACCCGCGCCCGCAGTACCAGGACGACCCGGAACGAGTGTACGGCCTTTCCTTTTCCGGTTGGGAAGTCAAATTCAGGGTGGAAGGCACCCGGCTGCACGTACTTGCGCTGAGTTGA
- a CDS encoding dihydroorotase has translation MKTSVLIRNARMASGSCPADILVSGGVISGKAPAGTLSADSAETVIDASGKLLLPGLFDIHAHLCQPGREDKERIATATAAALHGGVTGLMAMPDTAPVMDNAAQITTFMEICRTDALVDVIPSGCLTKGDGGEEQASYDSLRAKGVRFITDGDRAPDNMLLLYRAMQYASNLNLTFALRGDVPALTARAAMHPGTTSYRLGLAGSPSCAEEIGLETIIRLSVDTGNSLHVQTVSTAGSADILRRCKPETTGLSAEVALHHLLFTHEDVGCYDTNYKTLPPLRDRKDVDALIEAVNDGTIDCIVSDHTPCTPFSKLQDFVVAPQGMISLDTFLPAIYQYLVQTGRMSWETVVRACSDAPRRLMGLSPVSLEEGAPANLVVFDPEGETPVTDETLRSRARNTPFLGKTLQGKVDAVIFGEQTYLF, from the coding sequence ATGAAAACTTCCGTACTTATTCGCAATGCCCGGATGGCGTCCGGCTCTTGCCCGGCGGATATTCTGGTTTCCGGCGGAGTGATTTCCGGGAAGGCCCCTGCCGGAACTCTTTCCGCAGACTCTGCTGAAACAGTCATTGACGCTTCCGGCAAATTGCTTCTTCCCGGCCTGTTTGACATTCACGCCCACCTGTGCCAGCCCGGACGGGAAGACAAGGAACGCATTGCCACGGCAACGGCGGCGGCCCTCCACGGCGGCGTGACCGGACTGATGGCCATGCCGGATACCGCCCCCGTGATGGACAATGCCGCGCAAATCACCACCTTCATGGAAATCTGTCGCACGGACGCTTTGGTGGACGTCATTCCCTCCGGTTGCCTGACCAAGGGGGACGGCGGTGAAGAGCAGGCCTCCTACGACTCCCTGCGGGCGAAAGGAGTGCGCTTCATCACGGACGGCGACCGCGCGCCGGACAACATGTTGCTGCTGTACCGCGCCATGCAGTACGCCAGCAACCTGAACCTCACCTTTGCCCTGCGCGGGGACGTCCCGGCCCTGACGGCCAGGGCCGCCATGCATCCCGGCACCACTTCCTACCGCCTGGGGCTGGCGGGCTCCCCGTCCTGCGCGGAGGAAATCGGTCTGGAAACGATCATCCGCCTCTCCGTGGACACGGGCAACTCCCTGCACGTGCAGACCGTCTCCACCGCCGGAAGCGCGGACATCCTGCGCCGCTGCAAGCCGGAAACGACCGGATTGAGCGCGGAAGTGGCCCTGCATCATCTCCTATTCACGCATGAAGACGTGGGCTGTTACGACACCAACTATAAGACCCTTCCGCCCCTGCGCGACCGGAAGGACGTGGACGCCCTGATTGAGGCCGTGAATGACGGCACCATCGACTGCATCGTCTCCGACCATACCCCCTGCACGCCGTTCTCCAAGCTTCAGGACTTCGTGGTAGCCCCGCAGGGCATGATTTCCCTGGATACCTTCCTGCCCGCCATCTACCAGTATCTGGTGCAGACCGGCAGGATGTCCTGGGAAACGGTTGTTCGCGCTTGCAGCGACGCCCCCCGCAGGCTCATGGGCCTTTCCCCCGTTTCCCTGGAGGAAGGAGCCCCTGCCAATCTGGTGGTATTTGATCCGGAAGGCGAGACGCCCGTCACGGACGAAACGCTGCGCAGTCGCGCCCGCAACACCCCCTTCCTGGGCAAAACGCTCCAGGGAAAAGTGGACGCCGTAATCTTCGGAGAGCAAACCTACCTCTTTTAA
- a CDS encoding aspartate carbamoyltransferase catalytic subunit codes for MNPRKDLLNISSLTDEEIHTLLDSAGPMKELFTKSVKKVPALKGKSVLTLFYEPSTRTRSSFEVAAERLSADVTNFTVSTSSVVKGESVQDTIATLQAMKVDYVIVRHYNSGLPNVIARHTNASVINAGDGAHAHPSQALLDSFTIREMFPDIRGRRVLIVGDILHSRVARSTSILMKRLGMEVAYLGPGSLVPRTEYSGIPRFSDFNEAFAWKPDVIYLLRVQKERQDAPFFPSAREYNKIYGVTEERLKRISDEGLYIMHPGPVNRGVEICDLAMDYERCLINRQVENGIACRMSILYHLTPQTQH; via the coding sequence ATGAATCCCCGCAAGGACCTACTCAACATCTCCTCGTTGACCGACGAGGAAATCCATACGCTGCTGGATTCGGCCGGACCGATGAAAGAGCTCTTCACCAAAAGCGTCAAAAAGGTGCCTGCCCTGAAAGGGAAGTCCGTTTTGACGCTTTTTTATGAACCCAGCACCCGCACCCGTTCCTCCTTTGAGGTGGCGGCGGAACGCCTGTCTGCGGACGTGACCAACTTCACCGTATCTACCTCCTCCGTGGTGAAAGGGGAATCCGTCCAGGACACGATCGCCACGCTCCAGGCCATGAAGGTGGATTACGTCATCGTGCGTCACTACAACAGCGGCCTTCCGAACGTGATCGCCCGCCATACGAACGCCAGCGTGATCAATGCCGGGGACGGGGCGCATGCCCATCCTTCCCAGGCCTTGCTGGACTCCTTCACCATCCGGGAAATGTTTCCAGACATCCGGGGCAGGCGGGTGCTGATCGTCGGGGATATCCTGCATTCCCGCGTGGCGCGTTCCACCTCCATCCTGATGAAAAGGCTGGGGATGGAAGTGGCCTACCTGGGACCGGGCTCCCTGGTGCCGCGCACGGAATATTCCGGCATTCCCCGCTTTTCCGATTTCAACGAGGCTTTTGCCTGGAAGCCGGACGTCATCTATCTGCTTCGGGTTCAGAAAGAGCGGCAGGACGCCCCCTTCTTCCCCAGCGCGCGCGAGTACAACAAAATATACGGTGTCACGGAGGAGCGGCTGAAACGCATCTCCGATGAAGGGCTGTACATCATGCATCCCGGCCCGGTTAACCGCGGTGTGGAAATCTGCGACTTGGCAATGGACTATGAGCGCTGTCTGATCAACCGCCAGGTGGAAAACGGAATCGCCTGCCGCATGTCCATTCTGTACCATCTCACTCCCCAAACCCAACATTGA
- a CDS encoding PDZ domain-containing protein has translation MFRFSIVLLATVLCASCVSHRPIQDSSSPPIDAANPLDGTPVALAWSSSTQLMMGVDTGAVQTSLLFSPAVESIGARLRGRGAMRTANVPISLKQDGEPMSRKQDVVMVDQAPYDGLLGWECIRKYVWNINYPKRSHRFFNKLPSRIRSWHKLALVPGSDYPQIADKHGRRIILDTGAPHAVYISKKRWNAIKLAYPDAFVSVYSGYSPAAGGFYAHECMHVSSFQLGPLELKNILLCESFANPEVMGIPDDIDIILGYGALISRQFWLDGPGCALYFSSTSYPMPGPSSFNLMGGTFIQDRNGNGPMKAFVAEWSPAWNAGLRTGDVLVSINGRKNPYPDLVEYVTTQRGAQATVIVQRRNKLVLIHWEVPAAPPAGDYHPTPQAITEQEFESHVKQQEEKEQEQSRQPAPQHTPPVPPVNPSESPPSGDGKTGDSSTA, from the coding sequence ATGTTCCGTTTTTCCATAGTACTGCTGGCTACGGTGCTGTGCGCATCCTGCGTATCGCACCGTCCCATTCAGGACAGCAGTTCACCGCCCATCGACGCAGCCAACCCGCTGGACGGCACCCCCGTAGCCCTTGCATGGAGTTCCTCAACCCAGTTAATGATGGGGGTGGATACGGGAGCGGTCCAGACTTCCCTTCTTTTTTCACCGGCGGTGGAATCCATCGGTGCGCGCCTGCGCGGCCGTGGAGCCATGCGGACGGCCAATGTTCCCATTTCCCTGAAGCAGGACGGAGAGCCCATGTCCAGAAAACAGGACGTGGTGATGGTGGACCAGGCTCCCTACGACGGACTGCTGGGATGGGAATGCATCAGGAAGTATGTCTGGAACATCAATTACCCCAAACGGTCCCACCGCTTTTTCAATAAACTGCCTTCCAGAATACGGTCCTGGCACAAGCTGGCCCTGGTTCCGGGGTCCGATTATCCGCAAATCGCAGACAAGCACGGACGCCGCATCATCCTGGATACGGGAGCACCCCACGCCGTCTATATTTCCAAGAAACGCTGGAACGCCATCAAGCTGGCCTATCCTGATGCTTTCGTGAGCGTTTATTCCGGCTACAGTCCGGCGGCAGGCGGCTTTTACGCCCACGAGTGCATGCATGTGAGTTCCTTCCAGCTTGGCCCGCTGGAGTTGAAGAATATCCTTTTATGCGAGAGTTTTGCCAATCCGGAAGTAATGGGCATCCCAGACGACATTGACATCATCCTGGGCTATGGAGCCCTGATTTCCCGCCAGTTCTGGCTGGACGGGCCGGGATGCGCCCTCTATTTCAGCTCCACCAGCTACCCCATGCCGGGACCTTCCTCCTTCAACCTGATGGGGGGAACTTTTATCCAGGACCGCAACGGGAACGGTCCGATGAAGGCTTTTGTGGCCGAATGGTCCCCGGCCTGGAACGCAGGCCTGAGAACGGGCGACGTTCTGGTTTCCATCAATGGCCGAAAGAATCCCTACCCCGACCTCGTAGAGTACGTCACGACCCAGCGAGGGGCGCAGGCCACCGTCATCGTACAGCGCAGGAACAAGCTGGTGCTTATCCACTGGGAAGTACCGGCCGCCCCACCCGCCGGGGATTATCATCCCACTCCCCAGGCGATTACCGAGCAGGAATTCGAGTCCCACGTCAAACAGCAGGAAGAAAAAGAACAAGAACAATCCAGGCAGCCGGCCCCCCAGCATACGCCCCCCGTACCACCAGTAAATCCGTCCGAATCTCCTCCGTCGGGAGACGGGAAAACCGGTGATTCCTCCACGGCATAA